From one Streptomyces sp. SCSIO 30461 genomic stretch:
- a CDS encoding glycosyltransferase family 1 protein, which produces MRVVIVTESFPPDVNGVAHCALQTARHLADRGHAPLVIAPAVAGPDTDAPCPVVRVPSLPLPGYPQVRVALPSRRLAAALTAHRADVVHLASPFVLGVRGMGAAARLGLPAVAVYQTDLAGYARTYMGAGENTAWRRIRTVHTAADRTLAPSTAALRDLEEHGVPRVRLWPRGVDTERFRPELRDEALRRQIAPNGETIVGYVGRLAPEKCVELLAGACGLPGVRVVVVGDGPSGPPLREALPGALFMGRRTGADLARIFASLDVFAHTGPYETFCQTVQEAMASGVPVIAPAAGGPLDLVDHGRTGLLVPPRDTEAMTRAVAALATEPARREAYGSSGRATVEGRTWAAVGDQLIGHYDEVLRLRTAVAA; this is translated from the coding sequence ATGCGTGTCGTCATCGTGACCGAATCCTTCCCGCCCGACGTCAACGGTGTGGCGCACTGCGCCCTGCAGACCGCACGGCACCTCGCCGACCGCGGTCATGCCCCCCTCGTCATCGCCCCGGCCGTCGCCGGGCCCGACACCGACGCACCGTGCCCCGTGGTGCGTGTGCCCTCCCTGCCCCTGCCCGGCTATCCGCAGGTCCGCGTGGCCCTGCCCAGCCGGCGCCTGGCCGCCGCCCTCACCGCGCATCGGGCCGATGTCGTCCATCTCGCCAGCCCCTTCGTGCTCGGAGTCCGCGGCATGGGCGCGGCGGCGAGGCTCGGACTGCCCGCGGTCGCGGTCTACCAGACCGACCTCGCAGGCTATGCGCGCACCTACATGGGTGCCGGCGAGAACACCGCGTGGCGGCGCATCCGAACCGTCCACACCGCCGCCGACCGGACCCTCGCCCCGTCCACGGCCGCGCTGCGCGACCTGGAAGAGCACGGAGTGCCCCGCGTACGGCTGTGGCCGCGTGGCGTGGACACCGAGCGGTTCAGGCCCGAGCTGCGCGACGAGGCACTGCGCCGGCAAATCGCCCCGAACGGCGAGACCATCGTCGGATACGTCGGCCGTCTCGCCCCCGAGAAGTGCGTCGAACTGCTCGCAGGCGCCTGCGGGCTGCCGGGAGTGCGCGTCGTGGTGGTCGGTGACGGCCCGAGCGGGCCTCCACTGCGCGAAGCGCTCCCGGGAGCCCTGTTCATGGGCCGGCGCACCGGAGCCGACCTGGCGCGCATCTTCGCCTCCCTCGACGTGTTCGCGCACACGGGACCGTACGAGACGTTCTGCCAGACCGTGCAGGAGGCCATGGCCAGCGGGGTGCCGGTGATCGCCCCGGCCGCCGGAGGACCACTCGACCTGGTCGACCACGGCCGCACCGGACTGCTCGTGCCGCCCCGCGACACGGAGGCGATGACCCGGGCGGTGGCGGCACTCGCCACCGAGCCCGCGCGGCGCGAGGCCTACGGGAGCAGCGGCCGGGCCACTGTCGAAGGCCGTACCTGGGCCGCGGTGGGTGACCAGCTCATCGGACACTACGACGAGGTGCTGCGCCTGCGGACGGCGGTGGCGGCATGA
- a CDS encoding PLP-dependent aminotransferase family protein, protein MAQWTSAVGVAQLARQLNAQQSRPAGPGTRKPPAYRALADGIRLLVLEGRVPVAARLPAERELALSLAVSRTTVAAAYEELRTQGFLESRRGAGSWTAVPAGNPLPARGLEPLPPEALGSMIDLGCAALPAPEPWLTRSVQGALEELPPYAHTHGDYPAGLPVLRQTIADRYTARGIPTMPEQIMVTTGAMGAMDAICHLFAGRGERVAVESPSYANILQLMREAGSRLVPVAMGEGLAGWDMARWRQVLRDAAPRLAYVVADFHNPTGALADEDQRRRLVDAARSAGTVLVVDETMAELRLDAEIELPRPVCAFDAAGSTVITVGSASKAFWAGMRIGWVRAAPEVIRSLVAARAYADLGTPVLEQLGVNWLMWTGGWESAVAIRRAQARQNRDALVEAVRRELPDWEFEVPRGGLTLWARAGGLSGSRLAEVGERVGIRVPSGPRFGVDGAFEGYVRLPFTVAGPVADEAAARLAAAARLVATGASTGTETPRTFVA, encoded by the coding sequence ATGGCGCAGTGGACTTCAGCAGTCGGCGTGGCGCAGCTCGCTCGCCAGCTCAACGCACAGCAGTCGCGCCCGGCGGGACCCGGCACCCGCAAGCCCCCCGCGTATCGCGCGCTCGCCGACGGCATCCGGCTGCTGGTCCTCGAAGGCCGGGTGCCGGTGGCGGCCCGGCTCCCCGCCGAACGCGAGCTCGCGCTGTCTCTCGCCGTGAGTCGTACCACGGTGGCGGCGGCGTACGAGGAGCTGCGGACCCAGGGGTTCCTCGAATCCCGCAGGGGCGCGGGCAGCTGGACGGCCGTTCCCGCGGGCAACCCGCTGCCCGCACGAGGCCTGGAGCCACTGCCGCCCGAGGCGCTCGGGTCGATGATCGACCTGGGATGCGCCGCGCTGCCCGCCCCGGAGCCCTGGCTCACCCGGAGCGTCCAGGGGGCGCTGGAGGAACTGCCGCCGTACGCGCACACCCACGGCGACTACCCGGCGGGGCTGCCCGTGCTGCGCCAGACCATCGCGGACCGCTACACCGCACGCGGTATCCCGACGATGCCCGAGCAGATCATGGTCACCACGGGTGCGATGGGCGCCATGGACGCGATCTGCCATCTGTTCGCGGGCCGTGGGGAGCGGGTCGCCGTCGAGTCCCCTTCCTACGCCAACATCCTCCAGCTGATGCGCGAGGCGGGTTCCCGCCTGGTGCCGGTCGCCATGGGTGAAGGTCTTGCGGGCTGGGACATGGCCCGCTGGCGCCAGGTGCTGCGGGACGCGGCGCCGCGACTCGCCTATGTGGTCGCCGACTTCCACAACCCGACGGGGGCCCTGGCCGACGAGGACCAGCGGCGCCGACTCGTGGACGCGGCGCGCTCGGCGGGCACGGTGCTGGTCGTCGACGAGACCATGGCCGAGCTCCGCCTCGACGCCGAGATCGAGCTGCCGAGGCCGGTCTGCGCCTTCGACGCGGCGGGCTCCACGGTGATCACGGTGGGCTCGGCCAGCAAGGCCTTCTGGGCGGGGATGCGTATCGGCTGGGTCAGGGCGGCCCCCGAGGTCATCCGCTCGCTGGTGGCGGCGCGCGCATACGCCGACCTCGGCACCCCGGTCCTGGAGCAGCTCGGGGTCAACTGGCTGATGTGGACCGGCGGCTGGGAGTCGGCGGTGGCGATCCGCCGGGCCCAGGCGAGGCAGAACCGGGACGCGCTGGTCGAAGCGGTACGGCGGGAACTGCCGGACTGGGAGTTCGAGGTCCCCAGGGGCGGACTGACCCTCTGGGCGCGCGCGGGCGGTCTGTCCGGCTCACGGCTCGCCGAGGTGGGTGAACGCGTGGGCATCCGAGTGCCTTCAGGTCCGCGCTTCGGCGTCGACGGCGCGTTCGAGGGCTATGTCCGTCTCCCCTTCACGGTCGCGGGACCCGTGGCCGACGAGGCTGCGGCCCGCCTGGCCGCAGCCGCCCGCCTGGTCGCGACAGGCGCCTCGACCGGAACGGAGACGCCGAGGACGTTCGTGGCCTGA
- a CDS encoding SGNH/GDSL hydrolase family protein has product MTRQPPRPIRFAALGDSLTEGVGDRVDGAWRGWAALLAQGLGEPGRSAEFHNFAVSGALTSDVDEHQTPVALACAPDIAAVVVGVNDTLRQTFDIHDIAMRYDRVCAAISAHGARILTACLPDPGTMLALPLPLARPLARRQRAVNAVVHALSDRYGAVHLHMADTAWVEDRTLWSADRIHPGERGHRMIARRFHELLTAEGLVLGSPPGAEPEQPAPGPAAKALWLATAGTAWVARRCTDLLPQLLGLAGAEVRHWARGTSVRLDQVAETALSSALASLSPAPPLARMGE; this is encoded by the coding sequence ATGACCAGGCAGCCGCCGCGCCCGATCCGGTTCGCCGCCCTCGGGGACTCTCTCACCGAGGGCGTCGGAGACCGGGTCGACGGTGCCTGGCGGGGCTGGGCCGCACTGCTGGCCCAGGGACTCGGGGAGCCCGGCCGATCCGCCGAGTTCCACAACTTCGCCGTCAGCGGTGCCCTGACCAGCGATGTCGACGAACACCAGACACCCGTGGCTCTCGCCTGTGCGCCGGACATCGCCGCCGTCGTCGTCGGAGTCAACGACACCCTGCGCCAGACCTTCGACATCCATGACATCGCCATGCGCTACGACAGGGTGTGCGCCGCGATCAGCGCACACGGCGCCCGGATCCTCACGGCCTGTCTGCCGGATCCCGGAACGATGCTCGCACTGCCGCTGCCCCTCGCTCGCCCGCTCGCCCGGCGCCAGCGTGCGGTGAACGCCGTGGTGCACGCCCTCTCGGACCGCTACGGCGCCGTCCACCTCCATATGGCCGACACCGCCTGGGTCGAGGACCGCACTCTGTGGAGCGCGGACCGGATACACCCCGGCGAACGCGGACACCGGATGATCGCCCGCCGCTTCCACGAACTGCTGACGGCCGAGGGGCTCGTACTCGGCTCCCCGCCGGGAGCCGAGCCCGAGCAGCCCGCCCCCGGCCCTGCCGCCAAGGCCCTGTGGCTCGCCACAGCGGGCACCGCGTGGGTGGCGCGCCGGTGCACCGACCTGCTGCCCCAGCTCCTGGGACTCGCCGGTGCGGAGGTGCGCCACTGGGCCCGTGGCACCAGCGTCCGGCTCGACCAGGTCGCGGAAACGGCCCTGAGCTCGGCTCTCGCCTCCCTCTCCCCGGCCCCGCCGCTTGCCAGAATGGGGGAGTGA
- a CDS encoding HEAT repeat domain-containing protein: MFEPVIAPSGTLLGLLQRGRGDGTLHALAAPRAEAVEALDHCVLSDPRHDWQVENRSLYYARLYLDLDGGLEAIEAHLFQADDHLDTDETRTGLALAVLGHLASYGRDDALHLLRRYAVSGSNWAWALDELALRDDDSGLHSLALPVLARFPATAEGEAELAAAVRDAFEPRPWRLWAEDTREAVGSRVRAARERGSFDRWQRQLRPTGPRPGWSVQAVFDYAEEGLERGVELFLPASRCLGAVAGSDDRDVIIEAARSGPDGARCTALHYLAESRDPVVLDLVEVAAADPSRTVADAALHAFERMCGDAAVDRARRWVQRPDALGGTAAGVLACRGGAQDAGLVLGALRETVRAQGPDARLLWTLVDGAGRLGIDAAAPVLRHVYRETASSHLRGQTARALAATDPSFATGFAVECLWDCEETTREIAALHAETGDARVAERLRRLAADPAEEAEVQTAVRSRIGDTPPL, encoded by the coding sequence ATGTTCGAACCAGTCATAGCGCCGAGCGGCACCCTCCTCGGCCTGCTCCAGAGAGGTCGCGGCGACGGCACACTGCACGCCCTCGCCGCGCCCCGCGCCGAGGCCGTCGAGGCCCTCGATCACTGTGTGCTGAGCGACCCCCGCCACGACTGGCAGGTGGAGAACCGCTCTCTCTACTACGCGCGCCTCTATCTGGACCTGGACGGTGGTCTCGAAGCGATCGAGGCCCACCTGTTCCAGGCGGACGACCACCTCGACACGGACGAGACGAGGACCGGGCTGGCGCTCGCGGTGCTCGGGCACCTTGCCTCGTACGGCCGAGACGACGCGCTGCACCTGCTCCGGCGCTACGCCGTGTCGGGTTCCAACTGGGCCTGGGCGCTCGACGAACTGGCCCTGCGCGACGACGACAGCGGACTGCACTCGCTCGCCCTTCCGGTCCTGGCTCGCTTCCCCGCCACTGCCGAGGGTGAGGCCGAACTGGCAGCCGCCGTGCGGGACGCCTTCGAGCCCAGGCCATGGCGGTTGTGGGCGGAGGACACGCGGGAAGCCGTCGGCTCCCGGGTGCGGGCCGCGCGGGAACGTGGCTCCTTCGACCGCTGGCAGCGCCAGCTCAGGCCCACAGGACCGCGCCCCGGCTGGAGCGTGCAAGCCGTCTTCGACTACGCCGAAGAGGGCCTGGAACGCGGCGTCGAGCTGTTCCTGCCCGCGTCCCGCTGTCTCGGTGCGGTCGCCGGCTCCGACGACCGCGATGTGATCATCGAGGCGGCGCGCAGCGGACCCGACGGTGCACGCTGCACCGCACTGCACTACCTGGCCGAGTCACGGGACCCCGTCGTGCTGGACCTGGTCGAGGTCGCGGCCGCCGATCCGTCCCGTACCGTCGCCGACGCCGCCCTGCACGCCTTCGAGCGGATGTGCGGCGATGCGGCGGTCGACCGCGCGCGACGCTGGGTCCAGCGCCCCGATGCCCTCGGCGGCACGGCGGCCGGCGTGCTGGCCTGCCGCGGCGGCGCCCAGGACGCCGGGCTCGTCCTCGGCGCACTCCGTGAAACCGTCCGCGCGCAGGGGCCCGACGCGCGCCTGCTCTGGACGCTCGTCGACGGCGCGGGACGGCTGGGCATCGACGCCGCGGCCCCCGTGCTGCGCCATGTCTACCGCGAGACCGCCTCATCCCACCTGCGCGGCCAGACGGCACGCGCCCTCGCGGCGACCGACCCCTCCTTCGCCACCGGCTTCGCCGTCGAATGCCTCTGGGACTGCGAGGAGACCACCAGGGAGATCGCCGCCTTGCACGCCGAGACCGGCGACGCCCGGGTCGCCGAGCGCCTGCGCCGGCTCGCCGCCGATCCCGCCGAGGAAGCCGAAGTGCAGACCGCGGTCCGCAGCCGGATCGGGGACACCCCACCGCTGTAG
- a CDS encoding glycosyltransferase, with amino-acid sequence MSGGGVTADGLRIVRLANFVTPASGGLRTALRELGRGYLAAGHEPVLVIPGAAPSDTMTSQGRVITLPGPELPGTGGYRVLAGRARLGALLEELAPDRLEVSDRTTLRWTGEWARRRRIPSVMVSHETADGVLRTWGVPRAFALRAADRLNRRSAWSYARIVCTTEWAEREFVRIGARNVVRAPLGVDLDRCRPGRRSKVLRARYAEGADVLLLMCSRLSVEKRPGLALDTLAVLRGRGVRAALAVAGEGPLRGSLTRRADESRLPVSFLGHVSDPEALADLQAAADICLAPGPAETFGLSALEALACGTPVVAGASSALPEVIGDAGKAAPGTARAFAGAVGELLSRPEPARREAARARAELFGWDRAVAAFLAAHGARTTRTPGFPEAAV; translated from the coding sequence ATGAGCGGCGGCGGAGTCACAGCCGACGGCCTGCGCATCGTCCGGCTGGCGAACTTCGTCACCCCCGCGTCGGGCGGACTGCGGACCGCGCTCCGTGAGCTCGGCAGGGGCTATCTGGCGGCCGGGCACGAGCCCGTGCTCGTCATACCCGGCGCCGCGCCGAGCGACACCATGACCTCGCAGGGCCGCGTCATCACGCTTCCCGGCCCCGAACTGCCCGGCACCGGCGGCTATCGCGTACTGGCGGGCCGCGCCCGGCTCGGCGCGCTCCTGGAGGAGCTGGCCCCCGACCGGCTCGAGGTCTCCGACCGGACCACCCTGCGGTGGACCGGGGAGTGGGCGCGCCGCCGCCGTATCCCGTCGGTGATGGTCTCGCACGAGACCGCCGACGGTGTGCTGCGCACCTGGGGCGTGCCGCGTGCGTTCGCCTTGCGTGCCGCGGACCGGCTCAACCGCCGCAGCGCCTGGTCGTACGCGCGGATCGTGTGCACGACCGAGTGGGCGGAACGGGAGTTCGTCCGCATCGGTGCGCGCAATGTGGTGCGCGCACCGCTCGGTGTGGACCTGGACCGCTGCCGCCCGGGCCGCCGCAGCAAGGTGCTGCGCGCACGCTACGCGGAGGGCGCCGACGTCCTGCTGCTGATGTGCTCCCGGCTGTCCGTCGAGAAGCGCCCGGGGCTGGCACTGGACACCCTGGCCGTGCTGCGGGGACGCGGAGTGCGGGCGGCACTGGCCGTGGCGGGGGAGGGGCCGTTGCGCGGCAGTCTCACCCGACGGGCCGATGAGTCGCGGCTTCCGGTGAGCTTCCTGGGACATGTCTCCGACCCGGAGGCGCTGGCCGATCTCCAGGCGGCCGCGGACATCTGCCTGGCCCCCGGTCCGGCGGAGACCTTCGGTCTGTCCGCCCTGGAGGCCCTGGCCTGCGGGACACCGGTGGTCGCCGGGGCGTCGTCCGCCCTGCCCGAGGTCATCGGCGACGCGGGCAAGGCGGCGCCCGGCACGGCCCGGGCCTTCGCCGGCGCGGTGGGGGAGCTGCTGTCGCGCCCGGAGCCGGCACGTCGCGAGGCGGCCCGCGCCCGGGCGGAACTCTTCGGCTGGGATCGCGCGGTGGCCGCTTTCCTGGCGGCCCACGGCGCCCGCACCACACGCACACCCGGATTTCCGGAGGCGGCGGTATGA
- a CDS encoding biotin-dependent carboxyltransferase family protein, translated as MSGRALTVVRAGALTTVQDLGRPGYAHLGVPRSGALDRDTLRLVNRLVGNPEESAALETTLTGCTVRPSCAVTVAVGGAPCPVRVDGRAVAWGTPVRVGAGALLEAGSAARGVRGYVAFAGGVAVPAVLGSRATDLLSGLGPAPLADGVVLPLGDPAGPPGRVDAAPWRCPPSELVLRVRFGPRDDWFAPSALRTLTSSVYRVSASSNRIGLRTDGPPLDRAGAGELPSEGMVLGAVQVPPDGRPVVFLADHPTTGGYPVVAVVHEADLGAVAQALPGTPVRFVASTAPATPVAPAGPAASIARYPVGQGSP; from the coding sequence ATGAGCGGCAGGGCGCTCACGGTCGTACGGGCCGGCGCCCTGACCACCGTGCAGGACCTGGGGCGGCCCGGGTACGCGCATCTCGGGGTGCCACGCTCGGGGGCACTCGACCGGGACACGCTGCGACTGGTGAACCGTCTGGTCGGCAATCCGGAGGAGTCGGCGGCCCTGGAGACCACGCTCACAGGGTGCACCGTGCGTCCGAGCTGTGCGGTGACCGTGGCCGTCGGCGGAGCGCCCTGCCCGGTGCGCGTCGACGGACGGGCGGTGGCCTGGGGCACTCCGGTACGGGTCGGGGCGGGTGCGCTGCTTGAGGCCGGCTCGGCGGCACGCGGTGTGCGCGGCTATGTGGCGTTCGCCGGGGGTGTCGCGGTGCCTGCGGTGCTGGGCAGCCGCGCGACCGATCTGCTGTCGGGCCTTGGTCCGGCGCCACTGGCGGACGGCGTGGTGCTGCCTCTGGGAGATCCCGCCGGGCCGCCGGGCCGGGTGGACGCCGCCCCGTGGCGCTGCCCGCCTTCGGAGCTGGTGCTGCGGGTGCGGTTCGGGCCCCGTGACGACTGGTTCGCCCCGTCTGCGCTGCGTACGCTGACGAGCTCCGTCTACCGCGTTTCGGCCTCGAGCAACCGGATCGGGCTGCGTACGGACGGCCCTCCGCTCGACCGGGCCGGCGCGGGCGAACTGCCCAGCGAAGGCATGGTCCTGGGTGCGGTGCAGGTTCCGCCGGACGGACGTCCTGTGGTGTTCCTCGCCGATCATCCGACGACCGGTGGCTATCCGGTGGTCGCAGTGGTCCATGAGGCGGATCTGGGCGCGGTGGCGCAGGCCCTGCCGGGCACACCGGTCCGCTTCGTCGCCTCCACCGCGCCTGCCACGCCCGTCGCCCCTGCCGGACCCGCCGCGTCCATCGCCCGGTATCCGGTCGGTCAGGGCTCCCCGTAG
- a CDS encoding hydantoinase B/oxoprolinase family protein, giving the protein MSGRWEFWVDRGGTFTDIVGKRPDGCLVTRKLLSHNPGQYRDAAVAGIRMLLGLAPGDPVPADRVDAVRMGTTVATNALLERRGEPTVLLITQGFRDALRIAYQNRPRIFDRRIRLPEAVYDRVIEVPERIDAHGTVVAPLSLAPVVRELEAARRDGFTSAAVVLMHGYRNSAHESAVADAAHRIGFTQVSCSHEVSPLIKLVPRGDTTVVDAYLSPILRRHVEEVATELRDVRLMFMQSNGGLRQAARFRGKDAVLSGPAGGVVGMARTSEQAGFGRVIGFDMGGTSTDVSHYAGEFEREFGTQVAGVRMRSPMMSIHTVAAGGGSVLHFDGRRYRVGPDSAGAVPGPACYRRGGPLTITDANVLLGRIQPAHFPAVFGPGGDLPLDERAVRARFTALAAEVGAATGTERTPEEVAAGFLEIAVLNMANAVKKISVQRGHDITRYVLTSFGGAGGQHACAVADALGMDTVIVPPLAGVLSAYGIGLADATAMREQSVEAALDDPTTVRVTRLCGELADRTRAELRADAVPDDAITTRARVLVRYAGTDAALPVPLDTSDTMREAFEAEHRARYAFTMDKPLVVEAVSVEAVGTVGPPGRVLAGEAAGTGAEPRATVRMFVAGGPTGTPLYRREDLSPGDTVEGPAIIAESDATTVVDPGWQTAVGELGHLLLTRVRPRPARTAVGTDVDPVLLEVFSNLFMAIAEQMGVRLENTAHSVNIKERLDFSCALFDADGNLIANAPHIPVHLGSMGESIKEVLRRNEGTLAPGDVYAINDPYHGGTHLPDVTVVTPVFSDGGALGGQRPPRLLFLVASRGHHAEIGGISPGSMPAFSRTIAEEGVLFDNWLLVRDGRLRETETRALLTGAAHPSRDPDTNLADLRAQIAANEKGISELGRMVAEFGLDVVQAYMRHVRDNAEESVRAVVAGLSDGSYRYETDGGAVIEVALTVDRRARSAVVDFTGTSPQQPGNFNAPTSVVMAAVLYVFRTLVADDIPLNSGCLEPLDVRVPEGSMLAPVFPAATVAGNVETSQAVTGALYAALGVQAEGSGTMNNVTFGNDRVQYYETVASGSGAGADFDGADAVQTHMTNSRLTDPEVLEWRYPVRVDAFAVRAGSGGAGRRHGGCGVVRRIRFLEPMTVTLLTGHRRVAPYGMAGGEPGELGANAVERADGTVEELGGVDSVEVGAGDVLVVRTPGGGGYGEP; this is encoded by the coding sequence GTGAGTGGGCGCTGGGAGTTCTGGGTCGACCGCGGCGGGACGTTCACCGACATCGTCGGCAAGCGCCCCGACGGGTGTCTCGTCACACGCAAACTGCTCTCCCACAACCCCGGGCAGTACCGCGACGCCGCCGTGGCGGGCATCCGGATGCTCCTCGGGCTAGCACCCGGCGACCCCGTACCGGCCGACCGCGTCGACGCCGTCAGGATGGGCACCACCGTCGCCACCAACGCCCTGCTGGAGCGGCGCGGTGAGCCGACCGTGCTCCTCATCACCCAGGGCTTCCGGGACGCGCTGCGGATCGCCTACCAGAACCGCCCGCGGATCTTCGACCGCCGCATCCGGCTCCCCGAAGCGGTGTACGACCGTGTCATCGAGGTCCCCGAACGGATCGACGCACACGGCACCGTCGTGGCACCGCTGAGCCTGGCCCCGGTCGTCCGGGAGCTCGAAGCGGCTCGCCGCGACGGATTCACCAGTGCCGCCGTGGTCCTGATGCACGGCTACCGCAACTCCGCCCACGAGTCCGCGGTGGCCGATGCCGCCCACCGTATCGGCTTCACCCAGGTCAGCTGCTCCCACGAGGTGAGCCCGCTCATCAAACTGGTGCCGCGCGGTGACACCACCGTCGTCGACGCCTACCTCTCGCCGATCCTGCGGCGCCATGTCGAGGAGGTCGCCACCGAACTGCGCGATGTCCGCCTGATGTTCATGCAGTCCAACGGCGGACTGCGCCAGGCGGCGCGCTTCCGTGGCAAGGACGCCGTGCTGTCCGGGCCCGCGGGCGGGGTCGTCGGCATGGCGCGTACCTCCGAACAGGCCGGATTCGGGAGGGTCATCGGCTTCGACATGGGCGGTACGTCCACCGATGTGTCGCACTACGCGGGGGAGTTCGAGCGCGAGTTCGGCACCCAGGTCGCCGGGGTGCGGATGCGGTCGCCGATGATGAGCATCCACACGGTGGCGGCGGGCGGCGGCTCGGTCCTCCACTTCGACGGCAGGCGCTACCGCGTCGGCCCCGACTCGGCGGGCGCCGTGCCCGGCCCCGCCTGCTACCGGCGGGGCGGACCGCTCACCATCACCGACGCCAACGTGCTGCTCGGCCGTATCCAGCCCGCCCACTTCCCCGCCGTGTTCGGCCCGGGCGGCGACCTTCCGCTGGACGAGCGGGCGGTACGGGCACGCTTCACCGCCCTCGCGGCGGAGGTGGGCGCGGCCACCGGCACCGAGCGGACCCCCGAGGAGGTCGCCGCCGGTTTCCTGGAGATCGCCGTGCTCAACATGGCGAACGCCGTCAAGAAGATCTCCGTGCAGCGCGGGCACGACATCACCCGCTACGTGCTCACCAGCTTCGGCGGCGCCGGCGGACAGCACGCCTGCGCTGTCGCCGACGCCCTGGGCATGGACACGGTGATCGTGCCCCCGCTCGCCGGGGTGCTGTCCGCGTACGGCATCGGCCTCGCCGACGCGACCGCCATGCGTGAGCAGTCCGTCGAAGCCGCGCTGGACGACCCGACCACCGTCCGAGTCACCCGGCTGTGCGGGGAACTCGCCGACCGGACAAGGGCGGAACTGCGCGCCGACGCCGTCCCGGACGACGCGATCACCACCCGGGCCCGTGTGCTCGTCCGCTACGCCGGAACGGACGCGGCACTGCCGGTGCCGCTCGATACGAGCGACACCATGCGCGAGGCGTTCGAGGCGGAGCACCGGGCGCGTTACGCCTTCACCATGGACAAGCCGCTCGTCGTTGAGGCGGTGTCGGTGGAGGCGGTGGGCACCGTGGGCCCCCCTGGCCGGGTGCTCGCCGGCGAGGCCGCCGGTACCGGAGCGGAACCCCGGGCCACTGTGCGCATGTTCGTGGCCGGCGGACCCACCGGCACCCCCCTGTACCGCAGGGAGGACCTGTCTCCCGGTGACACCGTCGAAGGGCCCGCGATCATCGCGGAATCCGATGCCACCACGGTCGTCGACCCCGGCTGGCAGACGGCCGTGGGAGAGCTGGGGCATCTGCTGCTCACCCGTGTACGGCCCCGGCCTGCCCGCACCGCGGTCGGCACCGATGTGGACCCGGTGCTGCTCGAAGTCTTCAGCAACCTCTTCATGGCCATCGCCGAACAGATGGGTGTCCGACTGGAGAACACCGCCCACTCCGTCAACATCAAGGAGCGCCTCGACTTCTCCTGCGCGCTCTTCGACGCCGATGGCAACCTCATTGCCAACGCCCCGCACATCCCGGTCCATCTGGGCTCGATGGGGGAGTCCATCAAGGAGGTGCTGCGGCGCAACGAGGGCACGCTCGCACCGGGCGACGTATACGCGATCAACGACCCGTATCACGGGGGCACCCATCTGCCTGACGTGACGGTCGTGACACCGGTGTTCTCGGACGGCGGCGCTCTCGGTGGGCAGCGGCCGCCCCGGCTGCTCTTCCTGGTGGCGTCCCGGGGCCACCACGCCGAGATCGGCGGGATCAGCCCCGGCTCCATGCCCGCCTTCAGCCGCACGATCGCCGAAGAGGGCGTCCTCTTCGACAACTGGCTCCTCGTACGCGACGGAAGGCTGCGCGAGACCGAGACCAGGGCACTGCTCACCGGCGCAGCCCATCCTTCCCGTGACCCGGACACCAACCTCGCCGACCTACGGGCCCAGATCGCCGCCAACGAAAAGGGCATCAGCGAACTCGGCCGTATGGTGGCCGAGTTCGGACTCGACGTGGTCCAGGCGTATATGCGGCACGTGCGGGACAACGCCGAGGAGTCGGTGCGCGCCGTCGTCGCCGGGCTGAGCGACGGCTCGTATCGCTACGAGACCGACGGGGGAGCGGTCATCGAGGTCGCGCTGACCGTGGACCGCAGGGCCCGCAGCGCGGTCGTCGACTTCACCGGCACCTCACCGCAGCAGCCAGGGAACTTCAACGCCCCGACGTCCGTGGTGATGGCCGCGGTGCTGTATGTGTTCCGCACCCTCGTCGCCGACGACATCCCGTTGAACAGCGGCTGTCTCGAACCACTCGACGTGCGGGTCCCCGAGGGCTCGATGCTCGCGCCGGTGTTCCCGGCGGCGACCGTGGCGGGCAACGTCGAGACCTCGCAGGCCGTCACCGGAGCGCTCTACGCCGCACTCGGAGTGCAGGCGGAGGGCTCGGGAACCATGAACAACGTCACCTTCGGCAACGACCGCGTGCAGTACTACGAGACCGTCGCGAGTGGTTCAGGGGCGGGCGCCGACTTCGACGGAGCCGACGCCGTGCAGACCCATATGACCAACTCCCGTCTCACCGACCCGGAGGTGCTGGAATGGCGCTACCCGGTGCGAGTCGACGCCTTCGCGGTGCGTGCGGGCAGCGGCGGCGCGGGGCGCCGGCACGGCGGCTGCGGAGTCGTGCGGCGCATCCGCTTCCTTGAGCCGATGACGGTGACGCTACTGACCGGCCATCGCCGTGTCGCGCCGTACGGGATGGCGGGCGGCGAACCGGGCGAGCTGGGCGCGAACGCCGTGGAGCGCGCCGACGGCACCGTGGAAGAGCTGGGCGGAGTCGACTCGGTGGAGGTCGGAGCCGGTGACGTGCTGGTGGTGCGCACACCGGGAGGCGGCGGCTACGGGGAGCCCTGA